A region of Fusarium keratoplasticum isolate Fu6.1 chromosome 6, whole genome shotgun sequence DNA encodes the following proteins:
- a CDS encoding Endo/exonuclease/phosphatase domain-containing protein, with the protein MRFASPLIAVTSALWLTLFPSVQAQSAEASGSLSLIEGEDLFTFRYSTSQPDSSNWVGLYYSAGGGPVDGEKGSSNSIMWKWTPKSQGTVQLSASSLEPGNYTAFFLARGGYQSLSEPLEVVKPRETGGDVAFIVSDVTLPKARVGDRYTYRLSGLVKGGNHVTFSTQGYGSWLKITEGGVLAGTPTGTAKDAVVTIRATGTDSAAIGVFTVPVVPEGEPLIKELKVMSLNMWNGGTGVTNYHDKQVRFMASSGADIIGIQEDQWGRHIPRLANALGWWGWSSGGDVGILSKYPIVEEYGVISRPSRSGGVRIALDGDQQQLNFYVAHLGYTPYGPYDTCFSHMSPDKVIQREAQSGRTPQMEATLRGMKNHLDQADETPVFLVGDFNAPSHLDWVDGLKEKNCGYSNFRWPTSVLPEEAGLIDSFRVANPDPVKVQGTTWSPVTIWNNANRREPQDRIDFILHKGKSLKVTDSHTVVVGHPMPIPDTKYNEWFSDHAAVLTTYELE; encoded by the coding sequence ATGAGATTCGCATCACCGCTGATAGCGGTCACTTCCGCTCTATGGCTCACCCTCTTCCCTTCCGTGCAGGCACAGTCTGCGGAAGCCTCGGGATCCCTCTCGCTGAttgagggcgaggatctCTTCACCTTCCGGTACTCCACCTCCCAACCCGACAGCTCCAACTGGGTCGGTCTCTACTACAGCGCCGGCGGAGGCCCCGTCGATGGGGAGAAGGGCTCGTCCAACTCCATAATGTGGAAGTGGACGCCCAAGTCCCAGGGAACCGTCCAGCTGTCCGCCTCTAGCCTCGAACCCGGCAACTACAcggccttcttcctcgcccgcGGCGGCTACCAGTCGCTTTCTGAGCCTCTCGAGGTGGTCAAGCCCCGTGAGACTGGTGGGGATGTCGCGTTTATCGTCTCTGACGTCACCCTGCCCAAAGCGCGTGTCGGCGATAGGTACACGTATCGGCTTAGCGGCCTCGTCAAGGGCGGCAACCATGTCACTTTCTCCACTCAAGGATACGGCAGCTGGCTCAAGATCACTGAAGGCGGCGTCCTTGCTGGTACACCTACTGGTACGGCTAAGGATGCCGTTGTCACCATTCGCGCGACGGGTACCGACTCTGCCGCCATTGGTGTCTTTACTGTTCCTGTGGTCCCCGAGGGTGAGCCTCTGATTaaggagctcaaggtcatGTCCTTGAACATGTGGAACGGTGGCACCGGAGTCACCAACTACCACGACAAGCAGGTCCGCTTCATGGCATCTTCCGGCGCTGATATCATCGGCATCCAGGAAGATCAGTGGGGCCGTCACATCCCTCGTCTCGCCAATGCTCTGGGCTGGTGGGGATGGTCCAGCGGCGGCGATGTCGGCATTCTCAGCAAGTACCCTATTGTTGAGGAGTACGGCGTCATCAGCAGACCCAGCCGTTCTGGAGGTGTGAGGATCGCTCTCGACGGTGACCAACAGCAGCTCAACTTTTACGTTGCTCACCTGGGCTACACTCCTTATGGACCTTATGACACCTGCTTTAGCCACATGAGCCCCGACAAGGTTATCCAGCGAGAGGCTCAGTCTGGTCGCACACCTCAGATGGAGGCTACCCTCCGCGGCATGAAGAACCACCTTGACCAGGCTGATGAGACTCCCGTGTTCCTCGTCGGTGACTTCAACGCTCCTTCTCACCTCGACTGGGTCGACGgtctcaaggagaagaactGCGGCTACTCCAACTTCCGCTGGCCAACCTCTGTCCTCCCTGAGGAGGCAGGCCTCATCGACTCCTTCCGAGTCGCCAATCCAGACCCGGTCAAGGTCCAAGGCACAACCTGGTCCCCCGTCACCATCTGGAACAACGCCAACCGCCGAGAGCCCCAGGACCGAATCGACTTTATCCTGCACAAGGGCAAGAGCCTCAAGGTGACGGACTCGCACACAGTGGTTGTCGGACATCCCATGCCGATCCCCGACACCAAGTACAACGAGTGGTTCTCTGACCACGCTGCTGTGCTGACGACTTATGAGTTGGAGTGA
- a CDS encoding Inclusion body clearance protein IML2 has translation MSRLAGWFRGGAAAKADDASDTSSTRDNVAKEMEDIDDAMNSAGLIMNDDIDGAWERLQTGDSSFHQLGLAVTIFMRSVLGFEKAVMTETTTKLDECEARAWADYKKAQKHGKARAGSKLYPPGTEYELVRAETQLMGAVVGVLHESLIDAMKSFLKLRKAFITLDAIIEAENKTLGNKPEGQSQASLSAKATDDGSSSMEKLEIESKSGDGSSGTQTPSNLESSSSSTTTPGTSTEDEKLDEGAPLKEARSKPTESDTVLLENPLDVFVHSGANMCFGLILLMLTLVPPAFSRILSVVGFRGDRERGVRMLWRSTAYANVNGAIAGLVLLSYYNALLGAVDILPDEKDFDEGAEIVGPPREKCDKLLASMRARYPDSRLWKVEEARQHGNEQELPKAIEVLTTGGESKMKQVAALNNFELSINAMAIQNWPLMRDSFLHCLEVNDWSPALYYYMAGIASLELYRNAIEAGDEGEARRQKVKTEEFFRKAPGVAGKKRFMARQLPFEVFIQRKIQKWEDRVKEHKVDLADAIGVSPALEMCYLWNMVKRMAPAELETARHAMRWERCTAKPEVVEKMKEELDEMGSWALICASLFRQGKRFEEARELLETHVLKHDRSVFKGPTKDDYVLAAGTYEKGAIAWGECCNPPEGTVEEVAKYRREKYDECLRQMDVAKVWEAFVLDARIGMRVQSGLETLSWFGKKMGYS, from the exons atgagtCGTTTAGCGGGCTGGTTCCGCGGaggcgccgccgccaaggctGACGATGCGAGCGACACCAGCTCGACCAGGGACAATGTCGCtaaagagatggaggatatCGACGATGCCATGAACTCGGCCGGACTCATCATGAACGATGACATTGATGGAGCTTGGGAGCGACTGCAGACGGGCGATTCATCTTTTCATCAGCTGGGTCTTGCTGTGACTATCTTTATGCGATCGGTCCTCGGCTTTGAGAAGGCCGTCATGACGGAGACGACAACCAAGCTGGATGAATGTGAGGCCAGGGCTTGGGCTGACTATAAAAAGGCACAGAAGCATGGAAAGGCGAGGGCTGGAAGCAAGTTGTATCCCCCAGGAACCGAGTATGAGCTTGTGCGCGCTGAGACACAGCTCATGGGCGCCGTCGTTGGTGTTCTCCACGAGAGTCTCATCGACGCCATGAAGAGTTTCCTCAAACTCCGCAAGGCATTCATCACCCTCGACGCAATCATTGAAGCCGAGAACAAGACGCTGGGAAACAAACCCGAGGGACAATCGCAGGCGTCATTATCTGCCAAGGCAACGGATGACGGCTCTAGCAGCatggagaagctcgagattgAGTCCAAGAGCGGCGATGGATCTTCCGGAACGCAAACACCATCAAACCTGGAATCTTCCAGTTCTTCGACAACGACTCCAGGAACCAGCACTGAAgacgagaagctcgacgagGGAGCGCCGCTGAAGGAGGCTAGGTCAAAGCCCACTGAGTCCGACACTGTTCTTCTCGAGAACCCCCTCGACGTCTTTGTCCACTCGGGCGCAAACATGTGCTTTGGACTTATTCTTCTCATGCTGACCCTCGTTCCCCCCGCCTTTTCTCGAATTCTATCGGTTGTTGGGTTCCGAGGAGATCGCGAGCGAGGCGTTCGTATGCTCTGGCGGTCTACCGCTTACGCCAATGTGAACGGCGCTATTGCTGGTCTGGTTCTGCTGTCATACTACAACGCCCTTCTCGGAGCCGTGGATATCCTCCCTGATGAAAAGGATTTTGACGAAGGTGCTGAGATCGTTGGTCCTCCTCGAGAGAAATGCGATAAGCTCTTGGCATCCATGCGAGCGCGGTACCCAGACTCGAGACTGTggaaggttgaggaggctaGACAACACGGCAACGAGCAGGAACtccccaaggccatcgaggtCCTCACGACGGGTGGCGAGTCCAAGATGAAGCAGGTTGCGGCACTCAACAACTTTGAGCTCtccatcaacgccatggctATCCAGAACTGGCCACTCATGCGAGACTCGTTCCTGCATTGTCTTGAGGTCAACGACTGGAGTCCCGCCCTGTACTACTATATGGCTGGTATCGCGTCCCTCGAACTGTACCGCAACGCGATTGAGGCGGGTGACGAGGGCGAAGCGAGAAGACAAAAGGTCAAGACAGAAGAGTTCTTCCGCAAAGCACCCGGCGTCGCCGGCAAGAAGCGTTTCATGGCGCGACAGCTACCCTTCGAAGTATTCATCCAGCGCAAGATCCAGAAGTGGGAGGACCGCGTAAAGGAGCACAAAGTCGACCTAGCCGATGCGATCGGCGTGAGTCCGGCGCTCGAGATGTGCTACCTGTGGAACATGGTCAAGCGCATGGCACCTGCGGAACTCGAGACTGCTAGACACGCCATGCGATGGGAGAGGTGTACGGCTAAGCCCGAGGTtgtggagaagatgaaggaggagcttgatgagatgGGGTCGTGGGCGCTTATTTGTGCGTCGCTGTTTAGACAGGGCAAGAGGTTTGAAGAGGCGAGAGAGCTTCTGGAGACGCATGTTCTCAAGCATGACCG ATCAGTATTCAAGGGCCCAACAAAAGACGACTACGTCCTCGCGGCGGGAACATACGAAAAGGGCGCCATCGCATGGGGAGAATGCTGCAACCCTCCCGAAGGCACCGTCGAAGAGGTCGCCAAGTACAGGAGGGAAAAGTACGACGAGTGTCTGCGGCAGATGGACGTTGCCAAGGTCTGGGAGGCGTTTGTACTTGATGCGAGAA
- a CDS encoding PKS-ER domain-containing protein, protein MATHLAAVSVAKGEPFELQTRPTPKPGPGELLIEVKSVALNPADHIMRASGLFIPEYPTVIGFDMSGLVLEVGENVPIDPNEDLYFQPGATRVAAYAASFWRSYNPDYGFFQEKCIVPWQHAMPLPDDISWNQAATLPVSTEVALSAWDALGIPRLGEATQKDNKDKREALLVWGASSSVGTMGVQSARLLRDDADSSFAAVYATASAANHEYIRSLGADRVFDYKDPEVVDAIVSAAREDGMVIRHCYLAMGQFAACQSVLKAFLEDNSENQKAKIGSAPLIPSDAEKVEGVEAIFVMPANDEKERLTQLRYWLGTWLRENLVKGNVRPSPEPKVVGKGLGAINDGLDELMRGVSCTKLVVEVVE, encoded by the coding sequence atggccaccCATCTTGCCGCCGTCTCCGTCGCTAAAGGCGAGCCCTTTGAACTCCAAACCCGTCCCACGCCCAAACCAGGCCCAGGCGAGCTCCTCATCGAGGTCAAGTCCGTGGCCCTAAACCCGGCAGACCACATCATGCGTGCCTCGGGCCTCTTCATACCCGAATATCCCACTGTCATTGGGTTTGACATGTCCGGGTTggtcctcgaggtcggcgaaAACGTCCCTATTGATCCCAACGAGGACCTCTACTTTCAACCGGGCGCCACTCGAGTTGCTGCCTACGCCGCATCTTTCTGGAGGTCTTACAACCCTGACTATGGCTTCTTTCAGGAGAAGTGCATCGTCCCCTGGCAACACGCCATGCCTCTCCCAGATGATATCTCTTGGAACCAGGCTGCGACCTTGCCCGTATCTACCGAGGTAGCTCTTAGCGCGTGGGATGCATTGGGAATTCCACGGCTCGGGGAAGCAACGCAGAAAGATaacaaggacaagagagaAGCCCTCCTAGTCTGGGGTGCTTCCTCGAGCGTGGGAACCATGGGCGTCCAATCCGCTCGGCTCCTGCGGGACGACGCTGACTCTTCCTTTGCTGCCGTGTACGCCACGGCTAGCGCGGCTAATCACGAGTACATACGCTCCCTAGGCGCGGATCGTGTCTTTGATTATAAAGACCCGGAGGTGGTGGACGCGATTGTTTCAGCAGCTAGAGAGGATGGCATGGTGATTCGACACTGCTATCTTGCCATGGGGCAGTTTGCGGCATGCCAAAGCGTGCTCAAGGCTTTCCTCGAGGACAACAGCGAGAACcagaaggccaagattggtTCTGCGCCGCTTATCCCTTCGGACGCAGAGAAGGTGGAGGGAGTGGAAGCCATCTTCGTGATGCCGGCAAATGATGAAAAGGAGAGGTTGACTCAGCTTCGATATTGGCTGGGGACCTGGCTGAGGGAGAACCTAGTTAAGGGGAACGTTAGACCGAGTCCGGAGCCAAAGGTAGTGGGAAAGGGCTTGGGGGCTATCAACGATGGGTTGGATGAGCTGATGCGAGGGGTGAGCTGTACCAAgttggttgtcgaggttgtgGAGTGA
- a CDS encoding Zn(2)-C6 fungal-type domain-containing protein translates to METQHRHCWECRRRCLVCDFTEPACKRCSTAGVECPGYSHVKPQRLKWLAPGRVTSRSRKRKGSRSPLAPVENNPGSKTNSAMTEQPEMIVAFNMTIPRFELKTDVCSLPEAAEYFNSCIYRELAPIQELGKNPHIYQLSVMHIQSAANKPDYLNFGMLCMTLSHRINRTRNDPRSKPLAEKFYLYWGLAVRSLNAQLDVQERQTSDLVMAGIMTLLLADVQQGTSLNWRCHLEGIHRLISLRGGFHAVASSPSLEPLLLSLWFVAVIGNTTCAVSNLIMTESYFDSLEFLLEKYGAAVSPIHMCPLALFAEIIKINHLRMRTISCDSALLEDLSTEGLEILERIHLFSPEQWALSKPFHQEDWVLIGKVYQAAAALYCILSLQSLCVIPETSDLRACCAAHGQTLWLLLDVGLACPRTRRSLIWPLVLLGVEAVHGGPKMRAFISEKLPELSYDAGTYVPLMAKSVLESFWNSGETRWDACFDRPYVFTSQIAVDTSRLSPD, encoded by the exons ATGGAGACACAGCACCGCCACTGCTGGGAGTGTCGCAGACGCTGCTTAGTCTGTGATTTCACAGAACCAGCCTGCAAAAGATGCTCGACTGCTGGAGTCGAATGTCCCGGATATAGCCATGTCAAACCTCAAAGGCTAAAATGGCTCGCACCTGGGAGAGTCACGTCTCGGAGCCGGAAACGAAAAGGGTCCCGTTCTCCTTTGGCTCCAGTGGAGAATAATCCCGGCAGCAAAACCAACAGCGCCATGACAGAACAGCCGGAGATGATTGTAGCTTTCAACATGACCATTCCTCGATTCGAGCTAAAGACCGATGTTTGCTCTTTGCCTGAGGCTGCAGAGTATT TCAACTCTTGTATATACAGAGAGCTGGCTCCTATCCAAGAGCTTGGCAAGAACCCTCACATATATCAACTATCAGTCATGCATATCCAAAGCGCAGCCAATAAGCCAGACTATCTCAACTTTGGCATGCTCTGCATGACCTTAAGTCACCGCATAAACCGCACCAGAAACGATCCTCGGTCCAAACCATTAGCTGAGAAATTCTACTTGTACTGGGGTCTTGCTGTTCGGTCTCTCAATGCGCAACTCGATGTACAGGAGAGGCAAACAAGTGACTTGGTCATGGCAGGAATCAtgactcttcttctcgctgaT GTTCAACAGGGGACTTCCCTCAACTGGAGATGTCACCTAGAGGGAATTCACAGGTTAATTTCACTACGAGGCGGTTTCCATGCGGTGGCCAGCTCACCAAGTTTGGAGccccttctcctttcccTTTGGTT CGTCGCCGTCATTGGAAACACGACATGTGCTGTCTCGAATCTTATCATGACTGAATCATACTTCGATTCTCTTGAGTTTCTGCTTGAGAAATACGGCGCTGCAGTATCTCCCATCCACATGTGTCCGCTGGCGTTATTCGCTGAGATTATCAAGATCAATCACCTTCGCATGAGAACAATATCTTGCGATTCTGCCCTACTGGAGGATCTTTCGACAGAAGGGCTTGAAATACTTGAGCGCATTCATCTCTTTTCACCAGAGCAATGGGCCTTGTCAAAGCCGTTTCACCAGGAGGACTGGGTACTGATAGGCAAGGTCTACCAAGCCGCAGCAGCACTCTATTGCATTCTGTCGCTACAAAGCCTGTGTGTTATTCCCGAGACATCAGATCTCAGGGCTTGCTGCGCTGCACACGGTCAGACCCTGTGGCTCCTGCTGGATGTAGGTCTTGCATGCCCAAGGACCAGACGATCTCTCATCTGGCCGCTGGTCTTGCTCGGCGTGGAAGCTGTCCATGGGGGACCAAAAATGCGAGCGTTCATTTCAGAGAAGCTGCCCGAGCTAAGCTATGATGCTGGTACTTATGTGCCCTTGATGGCCAAGAGCGTTCTCGAGTCATTCTGGAACTCGGGAGAAACGCGGTGGGATGCCTGTTTTGATAGGCCATATGTTTTTACGAGTCAGATAGCTGTCGACACAAGTCGCTTATCACCAGACTGA